A window of the Wolbachia endosymbiont (group A) of Pogonocherus hispidulus genome harbors these coding sequences:
- the mnmE gene encoding tRNA uridine-5-carboxymethylaminomethyl(34) synthesis GTPase MnmE, translated as MTNTNETIFALSTVFGKSGVAVIRISGNYALKALNHFHIKKEIKPRFATLVDLYDDSSQLIDNGIIIYFPAPNSFTGEDVIELQVHGSKAVIKIILEELSKIFVMARPGEFSLRAFLNGKFDLTQIEGIADLIDAETKMQAKQAIKQISGELERLYSNWRQRLITIQSKIEAYIDFPEDIWAEKSELEKINNEVQSLVQLIQEHLNDNRRGERLREGLHIVITGEPNVGKSTLFNFLAKRDIAIVSEYAGTTRDVLEAHIDIGGYPIILSDTAGIRESSDPIESEGISRAKKRSFEADLRIELFPFEQRHDVNYQATGNIPSVVPVLDTQLCKYCNQQTVSSQCVTLGSRYKNTCKLCNRQWILETCTENNVHDEISWIPVSATCMTSDQNDTIYVLSKADDVINNHNIKINGIDLLPISILKGIGTNKLISLIKKKAEEKFGHDRDTPVITRQRHRSHMQKALEHLQHFNIDNPIELISEDLRLAAFELGAVIGIINVEEILGSVFSNFCVGK; from the coding sequence ATGACAAACACAAATGAAACTATTTTTGCTTTATCGACCGTATTTGGTAAGTCAGGAGTTGCAGTAATTAGAATTTCAGGCAACTATGCGCTTAAAGCTTTAAATCATTTTCATATTAAGAAAGAAATTAAACCAAGATTTGCTACTTTAGTTGATCTATATGATGATTCCAGTCAATTAATAGATAATGGAATAATCATCTATTTCCCTGCTCCAAACAGTTTCACTGGCGAGGACGTTATAGAGTTACAAGTGCATGGAAGCAAGGCAGTCATAAAAATCATCTTGGAGGAATTATCAAAAATTTTCGTTATGGCCAGGCCTGGAGAATTCTCACTTAGGGCTTTTCTAAATGGTAAATTTGACTTAACGCAAATAGAAGGGATTGCAGACTTAATTGATGCTGAAACGAAAATGCAAGCTAAACAAGCGATTAAGCAGATATCTGGAGAATTGGAGAGACTATACAGCAATTGGAGGCAAAGATTAATAACGATACAATCCAAAATCGAAGCATATATAGACTTTCCAGAGGACATTTGGGCAGAAAAAAGTGAATTGGAAAAAATTAATAATGAAGTGCAATCTCTCGTGCAGTTGATACAAGAGCATTTAAATGATAATAGACGGGGCGAAAGGTTGCGTGAGGGTTTACATATTGTAATAACTGGTGAACCAAATGTCGGTAAATCAACTCTGTTTAATTTCTTAGCCAAGCGTGATATTGCTATTGTTTCTGAATATGCAGGCACAACAAGAGACGTGCTTGAAGCTCATATTGACATTGGCGGATACCCAATCATTCTCTCTGATACTGCTGGAATTCGTGAGAGTTCAGACCCGATAGAATCAGAAGGCATAAGTCGAGCGAAAAAGAGGTCTTTTGAAGCTGATTTAAGAATAGAACTGTTTCCTTTTGAACAACGACACGATGTCAATTATCAAGCCACAGGCAATATACCATCCGTTGTACCAGTGCTTGACACACAACTATGCAAATATTGTAATCAACAAACGGTGTCATCCCAGTGCGTGACACTGGGATCCAGATATAAAAATACTTGCAAATTATGCAATAGACAATGGATTCTAGAAACATGTACTGAAAACAATGTTCATGATGAGATAAGCTGGATTCCAGTGTCAGCTACTTGCATGACATCAGACCAAAATGACACCATTTATGTTCTGAGCAAAGCTGACGATGTTATCAATAATCACAATATAAAAATTAATGGCATAGATCTTTTACCCATTTCTATTTTAAAGGGAATAGGTACAAACAAGTTGATCTCTCTCATAAAAAAGAAGGCAGAGGAGAAATTTGGGCATGATAGAGACACTCCTGTGATTACTCGGCAAAGACATAGGAGTCACATGCAGAAAGCACTGGAACATTTACAACATTTTAATATCGATAATCCAATTGAGTTAATATCTGAAGATTTGAGGCTCGCTGCATTTGAACTTGGTGCGGTGATTGGAATTATTAATGTTGAGGAAATATTGGGTAGTGTGTTTAGCAACTTTTGCGTGGGCAAGTAA
- a CDS encoding NAD(P)/FAD-dependent oxidoreductase, with translation MKTNIVIIGAGPVGIFTAFQAGMLDMRCHIIDVLDQAGGQCTALYPEKPIYDIPGYPVITAQKLIERLMKQASPFEPVYHLSQKVEKISNNGGENFTVITNIGTEVKCKAIIIAAGNGMFEPNRPPLSGILEYENKSVFYSVNKISDFQDKTIVIAGGGDSAADWTVELSKVAKKIYVIHRRKKFRCTPETRNKLESLENDGKIELVVPYQLHELAGGNGQLSAVIVKNIASKEEKEISADFLLPFFGLSMNLGPINSWGIELEHGRIIVDPATLRTSRDRIYAIGDIATYSGKLKLILSGFAESAMACYDIYKIIHNSPVNFQYSTSKGIHGKEKLA, from the coding sequence ATGAAAACCAATATAGTAATAATAGGTGCAGGGCCTGTTGGAATATTCACTGCTTTTCAAGCGGGAATGCTTGATATGAGATGTCATATAATAGATGTTTTGGATCAAGCAGGAGGACAATGCACAGCTCTTTACCCAGAAAAGCCAATATATGATATACCTGGTTATCCTGTAATTACTGCCCAAAAATTAATTGAGCGACTAATGAAGCAAGCTTCACCATTTGAGCCTGTTTACCATTTAAGTCAAAAAGTGGAAAAGATTTCGAATAACGGAGGTGAAAACTTTACTGTCATAACAAACATAGGTACAGAGGTAAAATGCAAAGCCATTATCATTGCTGCAGGTAACGGAATGTTTGAACCTAACCGTCCACCCTTAAGTGGTATATTAGAATATGAAAATAAATCTGTATTTTACAGTGTAAATAAAATTTCTGATTTTCAGGACAAAACTATAGTCATTGCAGGGGGGGGTGATTCTGCAGCTGATTGGACTGTAGAACTTTCTAAAGTTGCAAAGAAAATTTATGTGATACATAGAAGAAAGAAATTTCGCTGCACTCCTGAAACTAGAAATAAATTAGAATCACTTGAAAATGATGGAAAGATAGAACTGGTAGTGCCATATCAATTACACGAACTAGCAGGAGGTAATGGGCAGTTGAGCGCAGTGATAGTAAAAAACATTGCCTCTAAGGAAGAAAAAGAAATATCCGCTGATTTTTTGCTGCCATTTTTTGGACTGTCAATGAATCTTGGTCCAATAAACAGTTGGGGTATAGAGTTAGAACATGGCCGCATAATTGTCGACCCAGCTACACTTAGAACCAGTAGAGATAGAATATATGCAATCGGAGATATAGCTACTTATTCAGGCAAACTAAAGTTAATATTAAGTGGTTTTGCTGAGAGTGCCATGGCTTGTTATGACATATACAAAATAATCCACAACTCTCCAGTCAATTTTCAATACTCGACTTCA
- the nuoI gene encoding NADH-quinone oxidoreductase subunit NuoI, with the protein MLKKLAWYWSFVELIKGFVITLKYMFKPKVTLRYPMEKGPLSPRFRGEHALRRYPNGEERCIACKLCEVICPAQAIVIEAEEREDGSRRTTRYDIDMTKCIYCGLCQEACPVDAIVEGPNFEFATETREELMYNKEKLLRNGEVWEDAIALRLKKNRPYY; encoded by the coding sequence ATGCTCAAGAAATTAGCTTGGTACTGGTCTTTTGTAGAGTTAATTAAAGGGTTTGTTATTACATTAAAATATATGTTTAAGCCAAAGGTTACTTTGAGGTATCCTATGGAGAAGGGCCCTTTAAGTCCAAGGTTTCGTGGTGAGCATGCGTTACGTAGGTATCCAAACGGTGAAGAACGATGCATAGCTTGTAAATTATGCGAAGTTATCTGCCCTGCTCAAGCAATAGTTATTGAAGCAGAGGAAAGAGAAGACGGTAGTCGTCGCACCACACGCTATGATATTGACATGACAAAATGCATATACTGCGGGCTTTGCCAAGAGGCATGTCCAGTTGATGCAATTGTGGAGGGTCCTAACTTTGAATTTGCTACTGAAACAAGAGAGGAGCTAATGTACAATAAAGAAAAGTTATTGCGTAATGGTGAAGTTTGGGAAGACGCAATTGCACTCAGGTTAAAAAAGAATAGGCCGTATTACTGA